In Nitrospira sp., a single genomic region encodes these proteins:
- a CDS encoding VOC family protein, with the protein MDHSTGIDHITLCVEDLNAAEFLFTKVLGFEAIWSARDVGTENSSMDTVVVQRGSAKIALMQGRDKTTKSQISQFIEKYGQGVQHIALEVDDIEAACREWEAHGVKFSGSLKEGRDGFGPLKQRFTFPLFPGSGLFIELTQRVHGEEKSKTFVRSTVESLYKDIERDQASGMERTIIDYRTSSTPGEKKPLKRAS; encoded by the coding sequence ATGGACCATTCAACTGGAATTGATCACATCACGCTCTGCGTGGAGGACCTCAATGCGGCGGAGTTTCTCTTCACCAAGGTCCTCGGTTTTGAGGCGATCTGGTCGGCTCGGGACGTAGGTACTGAAAACTCTTCGATGGATACGGTCGTCGTGCAGCGAGGCAGCGCCAAGATCGCGCTCATGCAGGGCCGGGACAAGACGACAAAGTCGCAGATCAGTCAGTTTATCGAGAAATACGGTCAGGGCGTGCAACACATCGCTCTTGAGGTCGATGACATCGAGGCGGCCTGTCGGGAATGGGAGGCTCATGGCGTCAAGTTCAGCGGATCGTTGAAGGAAGGACGCGACGGATTCGGTCCTCTCAAACAGCGATTCACCTTTCCGCTGTTCCCTGGGAGCGGGTTGTTCATTGAATTGACCCAGCGGGTCCATGGAGAAGAGAAGTCGAAAACTTTCGTCCGAAGCACGGTTGAGTCTCTCTACAAGGACATCGAGCGTGATCAAGCATCGGGAATGGAACGGACCATCATCGATTACCGGACATCCTCGACTCCAGGAGAGAAGAAACCGTTGAAGCGTGCCTCGTAG
- a CDS encoding helix-turn-helix domain-containing protein has translation MSEVSKYLEAMKERFGLSSDYAVAKKLGIAQPEANLIRRGLKIPKPELCIKIAKLLDKNPVELLLIAQKDKAPSTAKEYWTLALTAVDVMLHVPKTPKYIPRKVEAIGRELRQLEMQTLTYEGAEANAEAVRLVQTAERSIDAIMERWNIWKKGEALYPNYLLANQEAAKRGVRIRRLLVLTREQMRQESVVRDAVQVMDDQQRAGIDIFFAFREELERAPAFQRFEEDYGSQGAASDLNAAMFDGEILIFSQSYGQVQLGVVGPPTPITMINQLEITWKPDLLRDLDPAPLFDMTRYVFEYGGAQAFRGELSRFERSIV, from the coding sequence ATGTCGGAAGTCTCGAAGTATCTCGAAGCCATGAAGGAGCGGTTCGGTCTCAGCAGCGACTATGCGGTGGCGAAAAAGCTGGGTATCGCCCAGCCTGAAGCCAATTTGATCCGACGCGGTCTCAAGATTCCCAAGCCTGAGCTCTGCATCAAGATCGCCAAACTCCTCGACAAGAACCCGGTCGAACTCCTGTTGATCGCGCAGAAGGACAAGGCTCCGTCCACAGCCAAAGAATATTGGACCCTGGCGCTGACTGCCGTCGACGTCATGCTTCATGTTCCCAAGACTCCCAAATACATTCCGCGCAAGGTGGAGGCGATCGGGCGGGAGCTCCGTCAGCTTGAAATGCAAACGCTCACGTATGAAGGGGCGGAAGCAAACGCCGAGGCCGTCCGACTTGTTCAGACGGCCGAACGGTCCATCGATGCGATCATGGAACGCTGGAACATCTGGAAGAAAGGCGAAGCCCTCTATCCGAACTATCTGCTGGCCAACCAAGAGGCGGCCAAGCGGGGAGTGCGCATCCGCCGACTGTTGGTTCTGACACGCGAGCAAATGCGGCAGGAGTCGGTGGTGCGCGACGCCGTTCAGGTCATGGACGACCAGCAACGGGCCGGCATCGACATTTTCTTCGCGTTTCGCGAAGAACTCGAACGTGCGCCCGCATTTCAGCGATTCGAAGAGGATTATGGGAGCCAGGGGGCCGCGAGCGATCTCAACGCGGCTATGTTCGACGGGGAGATCCTCATTTTCTCTCAGTCCTACGGCCAAGTGCAGCTCGGCGTGGTCGGGCCTCCGACCCCTATCACGATGATCAATCAGTTGGAGATTACGTGGAAGCCGGACCTGCTGCGCGATCTCGACCCTGCACCGCTCTTCGATATGACTCGGTATGTTTTCGAATATGGAGGCGCGCAGGCATTTCGGGGAGAATTGTCCCGATTTGAGAGGTCAATCGTATGA
- a CDS encoding iron-containing redox enzyme family protein yields MTFYQEMRGIVLKHRAINNPYLDRFQSGHLTVADLKDFAIEFYNFARFFPRILMSQLVNTADEKVAEELTKVLYSELGNGQTQYRHELLYRNFLRSIGIDVQEAMSRPMLPSTRCYIDGMEQLYSDGNHAKALGASFGLENMAITMWDHLIPGLAYVKSTRHPHMDLTYFTFHRELELSHEEAMAHAVEAIEGANNTSMSDQERDDFRSGVNAVLGYLEGFWIGLTHGGSPDREPREARFHAA; encoded by the coding sequence ATGACGTTCTATCAAGAAATGAGAGGAATCGTGCTGAAACACAGGGCGATCAACAATCCGTATCTCGATCGTTTTCAATCGGGCCATCTCACCGTCGCCGATCTGAAAGATTTTGCAATCGAGTTCTACAACTTTGCTCGGTTCTTTCCTCGGATCTTGATGTCCCAGCTTGTCAACACGGCGGACGAGAAGGTTGCCGAGGAGCTGACCAAGGTTCTGTACTCCGAATTGGGCAATGGACAGACTCAATATCGCCACGAGCTGCTGTATCGGAACTTTTTGCGGTCCATTGGTATCGATGTGCAGGAAGCCATGTCGCGCCCCATGCTGCCTTCGACCCGCTGTTACATCGACGGGATGGAACAGTTGTACAGCGACGGCAATCACGCCAAGGCTTTGGGCGCATCCTTCGGCCTGGAGAACATGGCCATTACGATGTGGGATCATCTCATTCCAGGGCTCGCCTATGTGAAATCTACTCGACATCCCCACATGGACCTCACGTATTTCACCTTTCATCGAGAACTCGAACTCTCCCACGAGGAGGCGATGGCGCATGCGGTGGAAGCCATTGAAGGCGCGAACAACACCAGTATGTCCGATCAGGAAAGGGACGATTTCCGGTCAGGGGTCAACGCCGTCCTCGGATACCTCGAGGGGTTTTGGATCGGATTGACACACGGGGGATCTCCTGACCGTGAACCGCGGGAAGCCCGCTTTCACGCGGCATGA